The following is a genomic window from Terriglobales bacterium.
ATCCCTGGCCGCGGTAGCGCAGGTCGGCGCTGCGCTGAAACGCGATGTCTCCCGGCCAGCGTTCGCGCGCGAAGTCGTGGCGAGCGGCGCGCTCCAGCTCCGCGAACTCCGCCTCCAACCGCTTCTGCGGAAGTTTTCCGGAGACCGTCCACAGCACCGTCCGCGAGTAGTGCTTGACCACGTCGCTCCTCAGGATGCCGAGCGCCGAAAGCGCTCCCGGCAGCGCCGGCACCAGGACGCGCGGGATGCCCAGGGCGCGGGCCAGCTCGCAGGCGTGCATGGCACCCGCGCCGCCGAAGGCGACCAGCGTGAAGTCACGAGGGTCGTAGCCGCGCTCGATGGAGACCACGCGGATGGCCTTCTCCATGCCGGCATTGACCATGCGCACCACTCCCGCCGCGAACTGCTCCAGCGAAAGCCGCGAATGGTTTCGCCGCAGCCATTTCTCGACCGTGCGGCGGGTGCGGGCCGTATCCAGTTTGAAGCTGCCTCCCAGAAAGCGCTCAGGCCGCAGGCGTCCCAACAACAGATTGGCGTCGGTGACCGTGGGCTCGAGGCCGCGGCCGTAGCAGATGGGTCCGGGATCGGCGCCGGCGGATTCCGGCCCCACGCGCAGGGCCCCAGCCGCGTCGAAGCGCGCGACGGAGCCTCCACCCGCGCCCACCGTGTGGATGTCCAGCATGGGCACGCGTACCGGCAGGCCGGCCACTTCCGATTCGTTGCTCGCTGCCGGCTCGCCCTCCACCAAGGCCACGTCGGTCGAGGTCCCGCCCATGTCGAAGGAAATGATGCGGTCGAAGCCGCTCGAGCGCGCCATCGCCGCCGCTCCCATCACTCCCCCGGCGGGGCCGGAGAGCAGCGTCCGCACCGGCTCGCGCGCTGCCGATGCCAGCGAAGTGATGCCGCCGCTCGACTGCATCACGAAGATGCCGGCGCTCCTGCGGGCACTCGCCCCCTTCCGAATCCGGCGCTCCAGGTTCCCCAGATAGCGTTCGAGGATGGGCTGCAGGTAGGCGTTCACCACCACCGTGCTGGTGCGTTCGTACTCGCGGAATTCGGGAAGGATGATGTGCGAGATTGAAATCGGCAAGCGTAACCGGCGAAGCGCCGTCGCTACCGCGCGCTCGTTCTCCGGATTGGCAAAGGAGAACAGGAGCGACACGGCCAGCGCCTGCGGGCGCCGGCGCGCGATCTCGCGGGCCAACTCCTTCAGCGCTGCCGGATCCGGGCGCGCGAGGATTCCACCCTCCGCGTCGGTGCGTTCGCGAACGCCAAAGCGCAACTCCGCAGGAACCAAAGGCGGCACGCGATCGAAGAAAAAGTCGTAGAGCCGGGGGCGCGCCTGGCGCCCGATCTCGATGGCGTCTTCGAATCCTTCGGTGGTCACCAGCGCCACGCGCGCGCCCTTGCGCTCCAGCAACGTGTTCGTCCCCACCGTGGTGCCATGCAGCAGGAGCAGCTTCGCTCGCGGCAGTCCGGTTTTCGCAATGGCGCCGGCGATGGCGCGCGAGGGGTCGGCGGGAGTGGAGAAGACCTTGAGCATCCGCACCCGGCCGCCTTCGATCCACACGCAGTCGGTGAAGGTGCCGCCGGTGTCGATCGCGACTCGCAGGGTTGGCGAAGCGGGAGCCATTTCAGACAGGCAGGATTCCAGCCACGCCGGCGATGCCGGCGGCCAGGCAGAGCGCGCCGCTCAACAGGAAGGCGGCACGCGCAGGCGTGAACCAGCCGCCCGGTGCGGGCGCATCCGCCGGGCGCTCCAGGCGGCTGAGGGCCCGGCCGGCGAC
Proteins encoded in this region:
- a CDS encoding hydantoinase/oxoprolinase family protein, which gives rise to MAPASPTLRVAIDTGGTFTDCVWIEGGRVRMLKVFSTPADPSRAIAGAIAKTGLPRAKLLLLHGTTVGTNTLLERKGARVALVTTEGFEDAIEIGRQARPRLYDFFFDRVPPLVPAELRFGVRERTDAEGGILARPDPAALKELAREIARRRPQALAVSLLFSFANPENERAVATALRRLRLPISISHIILPEFREYERTSTVVVNAYLQPILERYLGNLERRIRKGASARRSAGIFVMQSSGGITSLASAAREPVRTLLSGPAGGVMGAAAMARSSGFDRIISFDMGGTSTDVALVEGEPAASNESEVAGLPVRVPMLDIHTVGAGGGSVARFDAAGALRVGPESAGADPGPICYGRGLEPTVTDANLLLGRLRPERFLGGSFKLDTARTRRTVEKWLRRNHSRLSLEQFAAGVVRMVNAGMEKAIRVVSIERGYDPRDFTLVAFGGAGAMHACELARALGIPRVLVPALPGALSALGILRSDVVKHYSRTVLWTVSGKLPQKRLEAEFAELERAARHDFARERWPGDIAFQRSADLRYRGQGYELNVPLTPRLLEDFHAQHRRRYGYSHPQREVEIVTVRLRAAIPSPAMPGLRMSPERIFADPPPRALGLGRPPVWFDGKSRSAAIYERSQLDPRRCYAGPAVVVEYSATTVIPPGMRFRLDQTGNLLIRCR